CGCGGAGGACCGAGGTTGGCGCAGATCTTCAAGCCGCCGGCATCCTGCCCCTCGTACCGTGAGGACATGACTGATGAGACCCCCACCACCGGCGCGAACGGCACCTACACGACAGACGGACGACCGAACAGCGCGACGTCGCTCACGCCCTTCCTCGCGATCCCGGGAGCGAAGCAGGCGATCGAGTTCTACCGGGACGTCTTCGGCGCGCGCGTCGTCGACGTGACCGAGTTCGACGGCGTCGTCGCCCACGCCGACCTCGACTTCGGGCTCGGGCTCCTCCAGCTCGGCGAGCCGAGCCCCGACTACCACCTCGTCCCCTCGCCCGAGGGCGACGACGACTGCTATTCGATGGGCCTGTACGTGCCCGACGTCGACGCGGTGGTCGAGAAGGCCGTCGCCGCGGGAGCGACCGTGCGCGAAGCTCCCGCGCCGTTCGTGTCGGGCGACCGTTTCGCCAGCATCCGCGATCCGTTCGGCGTGCGCTGGTCGGTGATGACCCGGGTCGAGGACATCTCCGACGAGGAGAGCAGCCGGCGCGTGGCCGAGTGGGCCGAGTCGTTCACCTCGGCGCCGACGGACGCCGCGAGCTGACGGCGACCTCGGCAGCGCGGCACACGGCAGGGAGCAGCGCCTCCGCCGTGCGCCGGTAGCCGAGGGCGCTCGGGTGGAAGCGGTCGAGGCTGAACATCGCCTCCGGCTCGTCGAAGAACATCGGCCCGACCGCGCGACGCAGGTCGACGGGTTCGGCGCCCGCGTGCCGCGCCGTCTCCGCCTGGATGTCGGCGAGGCGGCGCGACATGCTGGAGGCCAGGCGCCGGAGCGGCTGCGGCACCGGGCGCAGCGCGCCGAGGTCGGGACACGTGCCGACGACGATCTCGGCACCCGCCTCGCGCAGCCGTCGGATCGACTCGTGCAGGTGCTGGGCCGAGAGCGAAGGCGGAAGGCGATGCGTGACGTCGTTCCCGCCCACGACGATCACGGCGACGTGCGGACGGTAGTCGGCGGACAGCCCGTCGAGCTGCGCCGGAAGATCGGGGGACTCCGAGCCCACGACCGCCGCGGTGTGCAGGC
This genomic interval from Microbacterium sp. LWH11-1.2 contains the following:
- a CDS encoding SGNH/GDSL hydrolase family protein — encoded protein: MSRIRVLVLRGLVAGLAVAAVLVGIRLVLTRQAALARERIGKPLGEESLDADRVWRRSLDGDPIDLLILGDSIAAGLGAERRKETLGGRLAKGLARRMRRPVRLHTAAVVGSESPDLPAQLDGLSADYRPHVAVIVVGGNDVTHRLPPSLSAQHLHESIRRLREAGAEIVVGTCPDLGALRPVPQPLRRLASSMSRRLADIQAETARHAGAEPVDLRRAVGPMFFDEPEAMFSLDRFHPSALGYRRTAEALLPAVCRAAEVAVSSRRPSAPR
- a CDS encoding VOC family protein; translation: MTDETPTTGANGTYTTDGRPNSATSLTPFLAIPGAKQAIEFYRDVFGARVVDVTEFDGVVAHADLDFGLGLLQLGEPSPDYHLVPSPEGDDDCYSMGLYVPDVDAVVEKAVAAGATVREAPAPFVSGDRFASIRDPFGVRWSVMTRVEDISDEESSRRVAEWAESFTSAPTDAAS